CGAATATGAAGGTGTGCTCTTTCGAAACTTTCAGCACTTCAAGAGCCTTCAAATAGGGTTCTGGATGTGGTTTGGCATGCTCGCATTCGTCTCCAATAATGACTACCTCAAAGAAATCTGAAAGTCCAAGCTTCGAAATCATAAGTTCTGCATTCAGTCTTGGAGCATTAGTAACTGCAGCACGTTTCAATCCACGATCTTCAATCCATTTCTTTACTTCATATAGCCCATTGATAGCTGTCAGTTGTTCAGTAGCCAACCTGTTTTTCGCAccgaaaaaaaagttatttaatgATTGTACTTAAAAATGTTCTTCCTTTTCTATATTAAAAGGAAACTGAAATCTCACTTCCGAAACATAGCTTCCTTATCTACAGTAAATTGTAGGCCGCGCGGGACATCATCAGGAAAAAGGAGTACAGCAATATCATCATTATGCTTTCCAGCAATATTATGAATAAAGAATTCTTCTGTGATTGGAACACCGCCATTGAAATTTATCTGTTGGATTAAAACATTATATCCTATCAAAAAAGCTTCCACTTAACACATTCACTactctgaaaaataaaattgaatggAGGGAAAAAGAAGAATACGAAGAGCAGTGAGCTGCATTACCTCTTGAAGCATTTCACGGAAGGCATAGTAGTGTAGGGGATCTGAATCGCATAGAGTTCCATCAACATCAAATAATACAGCTTCTACCGGAGCAAGCTTGGAAAGAGAGCTTTTACTGCATCCAAAATCAGAGACAAAACTTTATACATTCAACATGATGAAGAATCCAAAAAATAGAAGGCCTAAATCCAAATGAGAACTCTGCTAACTATATGTTCGAGCTCCTAAGATAGGTTGTTTTCTAATCAGATAGTATCATCAATACACACTGCATGTTCATTGAATTCGTCAACTATGCAATGCGTAAACAAaaacattgaaatggaaaacaCTAAAACAAGAAACAgcgaaataatatatagtttacAAGAATAAGTTGTAAATATGGAATTTTGGAGTTTCAGAAGCGTTTTTggacataaaaacaaaaacgcCAAAACATAAGTTGGGAAAGTTTTCATGCAACATAGTTTGTTACTATTGGTTTCATCAGACCATAACTCCATGCTTATTACAATCTCACTCTACACTCCAAAGGCATGAACTTCACATGCACAAATGATCCCTAACCTTGTTCCAATACTTGAAATTTCATTTTCCTTGGACAATATGGAAGAACAATTGCTGAAAACAACACAAGTTCTACTCCGATTCCAAATAATACTTCACAATCGTCTCGAAATAATTGAGCAAGGTAATTGGTAAACCACATTCATGATACACCTTTGCTTCTGATATATCAACTCAAGAATAATAGGAAGGTGCCAAGAGAGGTCTGACATAAAACTGAAACTCAAACTATACATCGATTTTTATTCAGCATCGGATTCAACAATTTACAGAGGCATGTCGAGAGTGCTGGTTTACAGGAACGTAAAACAAACTTGAATGTAAAGAACAAGTAAAAGGAGATAAATTGCACAGTACTTCAGACTTATGAACCAACTACAAATTTATTTCATATGTCTAAGAAGCGAATAATGATTTATGTATGCAGTCAAAATCATGTCCAAAGTTCCAGTCCATTTATTAGTTCGGAAACATATAAAACTGAAACATGAAATTCAAATACTAATCACCTTTTCCCTCAAAGTTCAAGCTACTACTAACCTATTTTTACTACTTATAATTGGTCTCTCTGCAGCGGAATTATAAAGAGCAAAAGCTGTAAAAATATAAGCAAATCGAATATAAATCGTGAGCGAACAAAACCCTCTTTTTATAATCAATTCATTCAACAATACTATGCTTCCAACAAAAAATGAAtcttaaatttcaataattatGGTGATGAAAAAGCCTGGATAAAATTGATTGCTATTTTAGAAACAGAAAACTCATAGAAAAAGCACAACAAGCAATCAAATATGGACTAATTTGAAATGAAATAGAAAATTTCTTTTTGTACTTTCTGCAAGAAAGCAGCTTTAAGACAGTCATTTTAACGGGCAAGGACATGGACATAGGAAAACAGAACACTTGGATAAGGCGAAACGgagttattttaaatgtttcccatGTAAAAGGTAAAGTTTCGTGtctgaaacgtttccgaaacaaGACAAGTTTCCCCGTTTTGGAAACTCTCCGAAAACGTTTCGGGCCCGTTTGTGACATGAATGCAGGAATCATGTCACAGATAGATATGGGTAATTTGATAGCtagtaaaaattataatcatgtttatgaaatggattaattatatatatggaAATTATAAACTGAAACAAATGATCTGAGAAAAATTATACAAATGAGCTTATTACAAACTAAAAAGAATCAGCAACAGAATTCTGACAGAactcaaaataaacaaaataatcaatGAAAGAAAAACCCAAATCATcaaacaattaaacaaaacaaaataaatgtcGTAATCGGAGACTTACGTATCAACGGAATTTTCATCGGAAGAAACTGTCatatttttgtgtgtttttttgtttaaaatttgaagagAAATAGATAGATGTGGCAGAGAATAATAATAAGTTAGATCCGAATTGGTCACCTGGCACTGTTAGTTGGCATAATGCGTCGAATCAATTTGATAACACGTGGTATTTTGGTAATTTAGTTGACATTTCTATTAAAATATCTAACAAAATTCTACTCTTTTTTCTCCACACTCTTCTTTTATTTGCAATTTTGAgagttattaaatttaaaattattttaatttttaatattttatacttttttttatcaattatacaCTTATTCATCCAAATGtataattgtaatattttatctatcataaaaaataaatggttataaaatttaaatattattgtctgtaaaattattttataatattataaataaatcacATTTATTCACACTTAACtctttgattaaattaaaattaaatataggtacaaaataataaatgctaaataataaaatatttcaaatactccccctaaattaaatttagttaagaTTGATAATTGAGAGGTTAAAGAGATAGAGATAGTATAAGTtgtaagaaagaaaaaatagtttGATGAGGTGACTATAGATTCTCAACAATGTAATATTCCCCTTAATGTGTAGGATGATGGTTTTCAACTAGTGACTAATATAAAGCAGAAGAACAAGCTACAAACCAGAGATGGAGTTAAAGACAAATCTCAGAAGAGTGAAGTTaaaagttcatgtatttttaaatttttgatattgatAAAATACCTGTCAGAAGGCTAACTAAGCCTTTAGATAattctatcaaaaaaaaaaagcctTTAGATAAAGGTAAATGAATTTCATTACTTAGAATATTAAGGGCCTTAATAAGTCCCTGAAGCAAGCTGAAGTTAAAAAATCTGCTTGCTAGAAGAAATTGTGCTCGTATTGACATTTTGGAATCTACAATTAGAAGTAGTTATAGAGATAAGATTTGGAAGAAGTTAAATCTTCAGGGGTGGAACCTTATTGATAACTATGTTTACTCAGATATTGATAAGATTTGGGTTATGTTTGATAGCTTGAAAGTGAAATTTTACTGTTTAGACTCTACTGATCAGTTGATTATTCACTGTAAAATAGATATAAAGGGATATAGTTTTTTTATGGACTGTCATATATGGTTCTAACCAAATTTTGGAGAGACAAAGGTTGTGGAAGAAGTTGATTGAGATGTCCAGAAACATTGCAGGAGCTTGGTTTGTTTAAGGAGACTTCACTGTTGTCCTTAGTGAAGAGGATATATGTGGATGAACAAAGAATTTTGCCATTGATTTCACCAAGAGTATAATGTTTACCGAGCTTTTTGAGATTAGTAGTAATAGCAAGAAGTCTATTGGTGGTATCAGTGACATTCTCACTTGACTTGTTCTTGAAACCTTCATATTCTCCAATGCGAAGCTCAACCTTCTTGTTCTTGACTTGAACCGTTCCTTCATGATAGTTCTCAAGAATCTTCCACATATCATGAGCTGTTGTGCAACGTTGAACCCTTCCTTGCTCCCCTCTACACAAAGAAGAAAAATCACAAAATAGCCTTCTGGTTGAGAGCATTAGCTTGAATATGATCCTTGGTCTATTCTTTTCTTGGCCAAGGTATAACAACACCATCCTTCTCTTGAGTAGGAGCAACATAACCATCAAGAACCATGTGCCATAAGAACACATCATCCATATCAAGATAATTTTCCCTACGGAATTTCCAATTAGGATAATCCGTTCCATCAAAGAAGGGACGAAGACTATGAGTGAAATTTTCGGTAACATCAAGATTTAACTCACAATTAAGCAATAAGTGAGCAACAAAAatctgataccaattgaaatacttaagagggggggggggggtgaattaTGTTTAGTGgccaaataaaattatttaagaaaGGATTTGAGAAGGTAAAGGTTTAAGAGAAGAACACAAATTTAAAATGGTTCGGATAACACTATTCTacatccactactcaatcaatgATTAAgatttttactaaaaaaacttGATTACAAGTTACAAAAATGGTGCtttaaagcaaaaaaaaaacacccaATTTGgagtttttccaaagctaaaccCATAACTTACaagaatttgatttttaaaaggcTAAATCAAATAACCCACAAAAGGAAACAAATAATAAGCAATCAATGATTAACACAACTGATGCACAATAAAAGAGGAATTGACAAAAAGAATGTTGTAGAGAGCTTTTTGCTTTTTGCTATATTTGTTCTATCTTCCCCAAAAGAAATAGAACTCCTATTTAAAGGCTCCTTACTGATGTGGATAAGTCCCATAGATCCGATGAAGAATAATCCCGTTATTTTGTCTTTGAAGAACTCAGAATTAGCGACTATTCAAGAATTTAAAACAAGCTAGTCAGGACGATCGTCTTTCTGTTATAGACGATCATCTATTAGGTAGACGATCGTTTAAGCCCTCGTCTACCGTTCacaattttttgatttattgcAGCTTAAACATGGAGTTTTGAAGTGACAGACGATTGTCTAAAAGGACAGGCGATTGTCTAATACTTAAAAACAACATAAATACACTCGGTAAACGTCTATAGACTGCATATAAATTTGGAGCAATATTAGAAACGATTATATGCCAATTGATtgtttatatcaaaattaaaaatgttaaaacgtATAGTTTAACACAAAAGTTGCTATTTACAAATTGAAGATTAGAGAGTTTTTGGACTAAAATTGAAACTTAGAAACGGTTGTGATAAAAGGCTTAAAAGTCAGGGACTATCGACGAATATAAGCTGTAAAAGACCACTGTTGAGGGTCAATTAAGACATTTGATGATTgcaaattaacaaatttttattACTAAACCCATGCAGAGGTCTTTATActactatatcattttttttcaaaattccttatattattttttttatttgtccagTTCTtctatttatctaattttttaaattttatgccCGTTTTTGTGactagaaaaaaaaatgtaaattgaaTGACtgaaaagaaatcaaaaaagGACCTAAGTAGAgggattaataaaataaaaaattagtataagGACTTTCAGAATAAAAATGGTATAATACAGGAACTTCTATATAGATTTtgccatttttattttatttaaactaaataaaagaaataaagaaataataaagAGAAAAGGATAAAGCAGTTATTGAGACGGTGATAATGATGATGTCGTCGTTAATGAATTCACAGTTCCCAATTAAACAAACAGCAAACCCTAATTTCTCACACTTTTGACCAAAACGCTCGTCCTCCGTTAGATCCGCCGATAGATCCCCAAATTAATCTCTCAATTTCCCCCAATATAATAACATCCAAACCCACCCTCCGATTCCGATCATCGGAACCCAATGGTTGTAAACGACAGCGCCAGACCATTAAAAAGAATGAAACGACGAGTCACCGCCGATCTCTGCGATTTCTTGACGTTCCCGTCTTCTCCTCCACGGCTAGGTCCGTTCAGATCCAACCTTAAGGCCTTGTTAATGGAGCACGCGATTTTCCCTCCGCCCTCCGCTCTTTTTCCGCATCTGATGACGTGGCAGATCGCCTTCCGAGTCGGCGATCTGACTACTGAGTCTGACTCGTCGTCTCCGGCGGTTGTGGCGTTGGATATTGTTGAGGAGGATGTCGCTAGATCTAGATCCGTTTACTGTGATCAGTGCCGTGTTGTTGGtcagttattttttaattttatttatcgtAAAATATTTtcgctttttttttttaatttaagtataatttaaaaaacgtGGCACCATATATCTCAATCTTTTATTTTGTGCATATATTGCTCAATTGTATTATATCATATTGTtttggtaattaaaacgactaAAACGACATTATTTTCACGGAAAATAACGCATAAAACATGTTTATAGGCTGGAGTGGGCATCCGGTTTGCAGTAAAAGATACCATTTTATTATAAAGGCAGATGGTAATTCTATTGGTGGGTATCATAAACCATGCACATGCTGTGGAGATATTGTTCATGTCTCTGAGTTGAGGTAAGTCAATGAAAAGTATGTTGGGAATTATCCAATTTGTAAGcaaaattttttctttttgtcaaTGCATTTAGCTGTCTCACTCATTGAGTATGGTGCACTTCTGGGATTGTTGAGGGGGTGAGAGAGATACAATAATAATCTTACATATTGGCCATTGTCCTTCATTTTCAGATGTAAAACATGCAATCATGTGACAACCACGGATGATGTCGAGGATTGGGTGTATCACCAGCTGGAAGACACTAGTCATCTTTTGCATGGTGTCATCCATGCTAATGGTTATGGTCACCTTCTTAGGGTTAATGGACGAGAAGGGGGCTCCCGGATCCTTTCTGGATGTCATATTATGGACTTTTGGGATCGGTTATGTAAAACTCTTGGAGTCAGGTTAGGTTCTTTATTGCAATTTGTGTTTCTTACTGCTTCCGTGACGAATTGTTCAATCTCGGTCATGCTTGTATTGAATTCTCAGTATACATTATGTTATAGTTacacatgatttttttttctctagaTGAGGAGTTTAAATTTGTGGATATAGGAAATAATCATGTGTATCCTATTTTCGTAAGTATCTAAATATATGGAATTAAAATGACTTTCGTATTATGGTTGGAGaggatttaatattttaaggtGAAGTCATTTCTGTTCATCGAACACGTAATTTTTATCTAGTCACCTTTGTGATAATCGTCAAAGAGCTTTTCTTGGAATCAATTGTTCTGTTCTGCATATCAATTTAGTTTcaaattttgtttgtttgtcaGTTATGTGTGTATATGTATGAATCACATTTTGTGGAATTCAAATTAGATTTCATGAATTTTTTGTATGTTAGTTATCTGAGCAACTGCATGAAACACATCTTGTTCATATGTTATTATTTAACAATACCAGCTAGTTTAATCtgactttattttatttttacacttGAACAGAAAGATCAGTGTTATGGATGTGTCAAAGAAGTATGGCTTGGAATACAGGCTTCTTCATGCTATTACTAAAGACCATCCTTGGTATGGTGACTGGGGTTATGAATTCGGTGCTGGCAGTTTTGCTTTGACTATTGATGCGTACAAGTTAGCTGTTGAAACCCTTTCGAGCATACCATTGTCAATATTTCTTTCTCAAGGGAGGAAGTTGCGCACTCGTTTGCAGGATGTTATCTCAATGTACCAATCTTTGTCGGACCATGAGCTTGTAAATATAAGGGATCTTTTCTGTTTTTTAATGAGTTTGATCCATAAAGCTCACAAGTCTTCCCCAAGGGTTGAAGATCCTACTTACAAAAATCGGCATACTGTTACTGCTATGTCTTCTTCATGGAGTAAGAGTGATGTAGAACGTGTTGAAGAAGCTATGCTTAGGGTTCTGAAGGCAGTGTCTGGGTCCAATTGGGTTAGTTACCGCGCACTTAGAGGTGCTGTTTGCAAAGTGGCTCCTCCAGACCTTCTTGACCACTGTCTCAAGGAACTTGGAGGAAAAGCGGCAGCTGGTGGAATGATTGTTGATACACAATGCAATCCTGATTCAGGCGCTCTTGAATACAGGTTAGTTGTATAATTCTCATTAAATGTTTATATAGAATCCAATTATGAATATATAGAGAAAGAATCTGAATTGAAGATTTAAAATATAGCTATTCTATTTAAGTTCTGAGGGTGAAATTATGCATAagttagtatttgtttttgCAAATATTAGGTTTTTGGTTTATTGgccttctttttatttttattgtttaatgaGGTTAGGAAGAAATcctcatttttcttttatgtttaAACTTGTGTTATAAGTGTCCATTATGTTAATGGTCGATATCTTTCATATTAATCTTGCAGGCTCAAGCCCGGAAATCCTCCATCAAATAGTATCTCTATTTGTGTTGGTTCTTCTGTCATTTCCTGTCCATCTGAAGAAAACCTCTTGCAAGATTTGAAATTTCTTTACGAGTGCTTGCTGCATCCTAAAACTATGGTGAGTTATGGAACTGAATCAACAAGGGAATTGGCCATTGGTTCAGCCGAAAAGCTCCTCGATTGCAAGCAATTTGTGAAAGAGTACATGGTTCAGAAGATACCATCAACCATAAATCTTCCTTATATAAGCCTTTTGTGCAATGTGGAAATTACGGATGAGACGGAAGAAAAAACTCCAAAGGAGCTTCCAGAATTAATAGTCTTGCCCCCAAATGCTACTGTTTCTGATCTTAAGCTTGAAGCATCAAGGGCATTTCAAGAAGTGTATCTGATGTTCAGAAGATTCCAAGGTGAAGAGCTTGTCGGCTATAGTGGTGTTGACGATTCCACCCAGGTCAAACTCTTATTAGGGTCCGATGAAAATGTTGTTATACGGGGAAGATGTCTCGGCAAAAACGGCATCGGTAAATATAGAATGGAGAGAGGAATCGAGCGATGGACTGTTGATTGCAGTTGCGGTGCTAAAGACGACGATGGCGAGAGAATGTTAGCGTGTGATGTTTGTGGAGTGTGGCAGCATACTAGATGTTCCGGTATTCCTGACAGCGATTCCGTGCCGGCTAAGTTCATTTGCCATAGATGTAGGATTTCTAGCCAAGCTTTCAGACCCAGTTTGGTAGCACAAGGATGAGATTACATCCATGAACCTTTAGAAAGAGTGACAACTCTGTCTGATGTTCCCCAAAATTTGTAATGTTGTaaatgtttcttttttttttttttttccagaattTTGTACATAAGAAACAGTCGTATTAGGTGCATCAGTGCACTTGGGTCTCTCTTTCCAAATTTCATGCGCATCACATTTAAAATGTATAAATGCCACGTGgcaaggaaaaaaaaaacttgccTGCTTCTGCCTTgtctgtttttttatttttgggtagagctagaaaaataataatcgaAATCTAGATTTGGTCATAAACGACAAATCATAGAATCAtcaaaaaatctttttttttttcgtttcaattaAACTCACAATCTATTTTTCCTTGAGAAAGTGGGTAATGCCTCCACGACAATTCAATGAGATAAAGTTAAATGTGTaagacaaaaacaaaaaaaatttagccTTGAAAGGAGAAATTATCTCAATAAGCTCAACGATTCCCTTTTTCATGCTCTTTTGAAAACAGTCCGGGTTGAATTCCCACTTTCCAAAATTTTCTGCGCCTCCATTTTGTCCTCTAAAACCTGCTATTTAATtcaactagtttcgcattacgtactatgcacgtggctcgtaacgtaactcgtcaatgaacatattagtaaatttattatagttatattacttttttatttataattaatacttcCTTCGTCCCGTAAAGATGGAAAAAGTACCacttttttttgtcccataaaaatagaaaaagttgagttagttaagtcaaaaattatcaaaatacccctacatacttatcataaaacattaaatgcatattttgaaaagataaataaatgagtTGTAAGTGCTATAATTAATAGAGTGGTTTTGAGAAATGTACATAACTAATTGATTTCTAAGagtaatttagacaaattatcacaagttacacataaataactactttcttaattcttgtaaaatgggtactttttctatctttatgggacggagggagtattaaattagttaataatttttgtaaaaataaatataatatattcggttattaatttttttttcatactgaatttttttttcttgtggttttataataaccataattaaataattaacttaattttattaataatatctttaaaaataataagatagaaatttaaataataatatactgaccaaaacagtattttaattttgtaattcaatcaaactaaaagatagatattcctactaatttggagacaatttagttattttttacatattaaaaactaaattggagataatttagctacctattataattagaactttaattacaatagtgattaattaaataactaattagttaatgactataaaacctttatttaatagtaaactgaaaaaggattattcaataaatttgtctatcccccccatccgtgcttttatatatagtatagatatataaatatataaatatatgtgtatttaattatttaaaatgataataacTAAAATCGATTTGATTTATATTGTTATACATTCATTTTATGTTTTGAATatgaaatcaaataaaattgatttatgtAATTGTTTGATAGAAATTCTCGATTAAATGAATATTTACCAATAAATAATCTCTAACACATATAATATtcttacatattttaaaataataataataataatattcgtACATTTGTGTAGTTTTCTATAATTTGATAGTCATAGAGAATAAGATATaacattattataaaatcatattTGAATGTAAACAAAGGATAATGTgttgaataaataaatataaaaataaacgtACACATTAATAGACATGTCATGCCACTGGTGGCGGTTCTAAGATTTTTTATTCAGTCcgaatttagtttttaattcatttttaactttttggctGTACGAACTTAACCTCTATCTCTAGATTCACTATAACTCTATCCTTTTAAAAATCTCAAATCTTACTGAACTATTGATTTGTTGAACAAATGAGATGCCATAACGATTGCGTTCCTATAACGATTCCGAAAAGTGTCATTATACAATTAAGAGGCGACTCTCGTTCAGTGTAAAGTGGATGTAAACTTCTCTAAATTTGTTATTAATCCACTGTTCATTTAACATAGAAACATGGGTGTCTATGTGTGTTTCTGTACACCTTCCAAAGCCAAGAAATCAAATATTAAGCCGATCTCACTGAGAATAAAGAGAGATTTGTTTTAGGCTCGGTAGTAAAGAAAaatcactttttttttgttttctataaatttatttaaaatttagatttgtggTTCTTTCTAATTTAACAATTCAGTCTCAAATCaatccaatttttttcaattaatttaattatttaaatttccagTTTAATATTTATACTAATCCTTTAGTTAGTAATACTAATtattcataattataaaattaacttttaattcaaaaaaaccaaaaacaaaagcaagaccaaattttaaattctataCCTTTCAatgatagaaaaaaaaaatcagatgaTAAACATTAAAGACAAATAagtatatcataattaataatttgataccctttattttaaaagtctatttaatggtctctcaattttagtttcgttaactgagagatccttctgttaatttgagggaTTAAATCATTTAACGGACTGAAATTCGGATACTAATTAAATCGTTCAAAAATGAGGGACCgaatcgtttaataaaattaaaagtgagggaccaaatcgttcacAAAAGTAAAGGTggggtatcaaatcgtttgaaaataagtgtcGAAATTAACGGAGGGACCTAATAGTTAACAGAATTAAATCTGAGGGACTATTAAGAAGAATTTTAAAACAAGGGGTACTACAtcgttaattatggtataactCAAGAACCTTCGTTTAATTTGCTCTTAAATCTATCTACATAAATGAAGGCTCACTAcctttataattatttgaaaaaaaaatatatttttcattatgCACTCACaccattaattaaatttcacAAAAAATTAAGCtgatatgattatttttttattatacaaCACATCATTAAGGAGGGCAAGTTGGTGCAAATGCACCTAATTGTAACTATATATAGTGTTACTTTTCCTTTTCAAAACCAAGTTGTTTCAAAGACCTAATTGTAGCTCTAGTGTTAGATGATCGTTACTTGATATAAACTAATCTATATGCtccattatcatctaattaaaTACCTTCTACATTCTATGCATATATATAATGCTTTGGATATAGACATTGACGCAACCTTAGGTTTCTTTTAGCCCTAATATTATTCAAACTTatgtcaaatttatttattggccaaatgactaaaaaaatatcaaatctttcatgaaagaaaagttcaaaCCATTcagttttatccaatttgtcttaaaacacatgatttcgttttaattatgtccaactacacaattttacttATATGGCGCTGATGTGTGACATTATCACATCAACACCACGTAGG
This window of the Mercurialis annua linkage group LG5, ddMerAnnu1.2, whole genome shotgun sequence genome carries:
- the LOC126682209 gene encoding PHD finger protein At1g33420-like, yielding MVVNDSARPLKRMKRRVTADLCDFLTFPSSPPRLGPFRSNLKALLMEHAIFPPPSALFPHLMTWQIAFRVGDLTTESDSSSPAVVALDIVEEDVARSRSVYCDQCRVVGWSGHPVCSKRYHFIIKADGNSIGGYHKPCTCCGDIVHVSELRCKTCNHVTTTDDVEDWVYHQLEDTSHLLHGVIHANGYGHLLRVNGREGGSRILSGCHIMDFWDRLCKTLGVRKISVMDVSKKYGLEYRLLHAITKDHPWYGDWGYEFGAGSFALTIDAYKLAVETLSSIPLSIFLSQGRKLRTRLQDVISMYQSLSDHELVNIRDLFCFLMSLIHKAHKSSPRVEDPTYKNRHTVTAMSSSWSKSDVERVEEAMLRVLKAVSGSNWVSYRALRGAVCKVAPPDLLDHCLKELGGKAAAGGMIVDTQCNPDSGALEYRLKPGNPPSNSISICVGSSVISCPSEENLLQDLKFLYECLLHPKTMVSYGTESTRELAIGSAEKLLDCKQFVKEYMVQKIPSTINLPYISLLCNVEITDETEEKTPKELPELIVLPPNATVSDLKLEASRAFQEVYLMFRRFQGEELVGYSGVDDSTQVKLLLGSDENVVIRGRCLGKNGIGKYRMERGIERWTVDCSCGAKDDDGERMLACDVCGVWQHTRCSGIPDSDSVPAKFICHRCRISSQAFRPSLVAQG
- the LOC126679768 gene encoding haloacid dehalogenase-like hydrolase domain-containing protein Sgpp; this encodes MTVSSDENSVDTKSSLSKLAPVEAVLFDVDGTLCDSDPLHYYAFREMLQEINFNGGVPITEEFFIHNIAGKHNDDIAVLLFPDDVPRGLQFTVDKEAMFRKLATEQLTAINGLYEVKKWIEDRGLKRAAVTNAPRLNAELMISKLGLSDFFEVVIIGDECEHAKPHPEPYLKALEVLKVSKEHTFIFEDSVSGIKAGVAAGMPVIGLSTRNPEHLLMEAKPTFLIKNYEDRKLWTALEELDKSVGAGVPTA